CAAGGGCAGGGTCACAGCTCGGGCAAGCAAAACAAAACCACTCATTAATTTGAAGGCAAAAACAAAAACCACCTGGAAGCTGATTCCAAGTGGTTTTTGTTTTTGTGCTATCGGCAATTCATTGCATTCATAAACGGCCAAGTCCCCGCTCTGCCGTTGACCTCATGTTTCTATAACCTGCGCTCACACAGGTGGGCGACCCTTCTGCACTTCAGCCTTCCCATGCATCCAAAAAGGAGGTGGGCCTGACATCCATCACAGTTTCCGTCTCCCAAAAAACACGTATAAGGTTAGAAACATTTACGGCCTATCGTACATCGCAGGATCTTGATATCCCTACTTTAACACAGAATGGTCCATTGCTCAACGGATAAAGTTCCCTTTGGACTTTTCCGAGCGCAAAATAGCCTATCGCTACGTCCGCTTTAATTTCGCTTGTACAAGCGTCTGAAATTCAGGACGTGCGATCAGGGACGGCTGCTGTTGCTTTTCCCAGGCCAGAGCGTATTCTAGGCTGTTTGTGTGGCAGCGTCCCACCCCTTCTTTTGTTATAGCATACGCTTGTTTGGGCAGGCGTAATACCGCAGCAACCAATTTTTCAACCTCACTTTCGACTTGACTTGCTTCTACCGCTCGATAGATCAAGCCGATTTCCTCCGCTTTTTTCCCTGTTATCTTTTCTCCCAGGAGTGCGAGCCGCTTCGCCCACGCGGTACCAACAAGCTTCGGCAAAAGGTACGTCCCACCAAAATCCGTTGTCAGACCGATCTGGACAAAAGGCTCCTGCAACAGTGCATCTTCCGTCGCAATGACAAAATCAGCATGCAACGCGAGATTGAGTCCCGCTCCAACAGCTACTCCCTCGATAACGGCAATCACAGGCTTTGGCATTTGATGCAAATTGGTGATGAAATCATTAATGATCGTCAATGATTGATCAGCGTCACTCTTATCCGTCAGCGCAGTCAACACGCCCAAATCAGCACCGGAGCAAAAGTTCCCTCCTGCTCCCCGCAAAATAAGCATATCGACTTCCTCATCGGCTGAAGCTTTTGCGATCGCGTCCTGCAAAAGCGAAAACATTTCTACCGTCATCGCATTGAGGACATGTGGTCTGTTGAGCGTAATCGTGCAGATTCCACCAGCTTTTGTTACGATTAATTGCGTTTGATGATCCTGTTCCATGATTTTCTCACCCTTTCCTATAAAGAAGCAGCAGGTATAACCCCCTGCCTGTGCAGCCTGTTCAGATCTTCCTCTGTCAGGTTCAGCTTGCGTTTGAGCAGTTCGTGCGTGTAATCGGTGTGCCATGGGGGTGACAACCTCTCTGCCCTGTAACGATGCGAGAAGCTCCCCTCTTGATTGAACGACTTCTTTTCCAAATAAGGAAGCGTATACGCTATCTCCCTGTTCGCAACGTACGGATTGTCTGCCCAGTTTTCCCAATCTTCAACAGCGGTCAGACAGCAATCCACTTCGCTGCCCAACTCACTCCACTCGGCTTGGGTTCTGGACAGAAACAGTGCTTTCATATCGTCAAACACTTCTGGATACTCAGCAACGCTCGCCAGGTGGCATAGCTCCCAGTCTGCTCTTCCTACCGCGCGGCAAAAATTGAGCCAGAACTTCTCTTCCAGGGCAGCAAGCGCGACATACTGACCGTCTGCTGTCTCAAAAACCTGGTACGCCAGCAAATTCCCTCTTCCTGTTTCCCGTCCAATCGACGAACTGTATGTCATAAACAGCGCATGAAGCCCTGTCCAAGAACTAAACAAGTCAGCCGATGATACATCCAAATAAGCTCCTCGTCCTGTCCGCGCACGTTGCACAAGCGCCGCACATATTTGTTCACTGGCATACAGCCCAAGCGCGTAATCAGTAAGCGGAGTATCAGCAACAACGGGCTTTCCTTCCAGATCGCGAACCAGCGAGAGAAATCCGCTTACTGCCTGGACATTCAAGTCATGCCCCCCTATTTGGTATAGCTCCCCGCTTTGACCATAGCCCGTCACAGAACAATAAATAACCGCAGGGTGCATCTCCCACAGGCGATCATAATCAAGTCCCAAATGTCGCATCACACCGGGTCGATAGCTTTCCACCACGACATCAGCCTGTCTGGCCAGAGCAAACGCGAGCGCTTTTCCCTCATTTGTCCGCAAATTCAAGGAAATACTTTTATGATTGCGATGTGAACGCAGGTAAAACGCTCCCGTCTCTCTAGCTTCGGATTGAGTTGGCCTGGTTAACGATGAGTGAGCATTGTCGTGATACGGTTCCACCTCGATGACCTCTGCCCCCAAATCAGCCAGGCGCATCGTACAAATCGGACCTGGAAGATGGCGAGAAAAATCGACTATCGTCACTCCTGTCAGCATGATTTGACTCCCCCTTCACCGACTACACTCATTTGGAATTCGAGATGAACGACTGTTCACCCTCTTTTTTAATGGAAAATTCAAACAAATAAAAAAAGCCGTCCCCTGCGGAACGACTTTCCCAAGAACGGTTATTTGATAAACCGGAGAGTGAGCGGGTAACGGAATTCCTTTCCCTCATTCGCTTTCACCGCAGCGATAATAACGAAAATCGCCCAAAAAATAAAGAGGGCTCCCAATAATAGTACGCCAATAAAAATAATGATCAACAAACTTGAAATGGCGGCATAAATCGTCACCGAGATACTAAAATTCAAGGCCTCTTTTCCATGCTGATAAAAAAAGGCTCCTTCTTCACGTTTGATCAACCATACGATTAAAGGTCCTAGTACATTGCCGAACGGAACGATAAAACCAAGGAAGGCAGATAGATGTACGATCATCGCCCACATTCGTTCCTCTTTCCCATTCAGGAATTGCATACCCATACCTCCATTAATCCTTTTCCTCTATTGTACGACAAATTGTGCAAAACTTGCGAAAAAACGAAAAAAGCGCCACTTTGGCGCCTTTCTCTATTAATACTTGCTCTCGTGACTTCCACCGTAACCGCCGCCGTATCCGCCACCATAAGAGGAGCCGTAACCATCGTAACCGCCGTAACCGCCGCCGAAGTGGTCATAACCACCAAAGTGACCGTGTCCACAGCTACGACCGTATGGTTTACAATGGGTTTTGTAGTGTGGCTTGTAGAAGCAATGCTTTCTGTACACTTTCTTTTCGCAGCATTTAAAGCATCTGCGACGAGATCTTCTGCATCCGCAACTCATTAACCTCACCCCTTCCTGTTCGTTACATCTACAAGGTATGTAGGTGAAGACATATCGGCATGGACAGAAGTCTATATACGAATCAAAATCAGCGGATGTCTCGTAGGCAATTCACTAGCAGGAGTGGTCAAACGCTGATTGGATCGCACTTTTTCCGGCGCTGCGAATGGAAATGATCGTATAGGAATTCAAAATCTATCGTCAACAGGAGCAAAGGCATGAAGCCTGTATACGGGGTCATACTAATTCAGATGACAATTCCTTAGGAAGAAGGTGCCTTCGTGGGAGAACACAGCCGTTTTCGTGAAGGAGAAAAGTCTCCGAAAAATGCCGTATACATGGAGATTGGTGAGTCCGGTGCAAGCGTGCAGGACCCGATGATCATCGAGCTTTCCAGAGGGGAAAAGTTCCCCGCTACACGAAATAAAAATCGCGTATGGACACAAAAGTAAGAATGCAAAAACCAACCTGGCAACATGCACAAGGTTGGTTCTCTTTTTTCCTAAATGTCGTCGTCTTCGTCGTCGTTTTCTTCCTCTTCGTCTTCTTCATCGCCGCTCAAGTAAATAATGGTGACACCCAAGCTCTCCAACAACGAAAGGACTTCTTTGTTCAACTCCTGATCCATGAGCAATCCCAGGCTTTCCACGAGCTCGAGCTCTTCCAGTTCGCCCTGTTCAGCATCCTCGATCAGTTCTATGATTTCGGTCATTCGCTTTTTTTCCAATACAGCTACGAGTTCATCTCTTGTCATAAATGGTTTTACACCTCATTTTCTACTCTCTATGCTTTATAATAGTACATAAACGAACCATTGAAAACCAAGCAGTGAGGTGAAGATCACCATGTATCCGCAACCGTATCTGGATTATTTGATCCAATTTCATGTAGAACGCGATTATTTTGAGTGTCATGAGATTCTCGAGGAGTATTGGAAAAGCGCTCCTCCCCATGAGCGACAGCCAGTGTGGGTAGGTTTGATTCAAATCTCCGTCGCTCTTTATCACCAGAGACGCGGGAATCAGTCAGGTGCAATCAAAATGCTCACGAGCGCCATTTCCCTTGTCAAAAAGCATCATCTTGACATTCAGAAGCTCGGGTTGGATAGTGCCAGTCTGGTAAGCCTGCTTGAAGAGCGCCTGACGGAAATGCAAAATGGTCTGCCCTATCGAAGCCTGTCCTTGCCGATGTCCGATTCCTTGAAAAAAGCGTATCAAGAGGCTTGTGCGATGCAAAATCACCCAGAAGATCGGGATAGCGATATGCAAGACGCCTACTTGCTGAATAAGCATACCTTGAGGGATCGCAGCGACGTTTTGGCAGAACGCCAGCACCAGCTACAAATGCGCGAAGCACGTCGAAACAACGAGTCAAGCTAATCTGTGTACAACTGCAAAAAAGTGGCTGGGACAGCATCACTCAAACAATAGCGCTCACCCACTCGGTAAAAGCAAATGCCGGCTTCATGGGCCTCCTTTGCATTCACAGTGACGAGGCGCAATGTGTCTGTAGGCTCTCCGATATGCTCCGGTCTATCCGCAAGCTGCACATACTCACTGGCAATCGGCAACAGACCGCCAGTGAGTACTTGTTTCAATAACTTTCGATGTGTCCCGTAGTAGAGAACGTCAGGGGGCACGATCTCCATGAGCCTGCTTTTTGCAATCGAGGGCAAAAAGCCGTAGGTAACTCGAATGAGTGCTCCTCCGTCCCATTCGATACTTCGCTCCGGATCGAATTCCATGACTTGGTGAAGATCTTGCCTCGTTATATATGCGCACCCTTTCAGCGTATGAAGATATTTCAGCAACGGCTCGACCGGGGTATACCCATACGTGTCATAGTAGAGTTGAAATGCTTCACTGTTTTGCCGAAGTATACTGAGCAGTCGCTTGCGAAGTCTCGTTTCTTCATGAATGGCCAGCATCCGTTCCGCCCTCCTCCTATCCGGTCAATAAATCCAGAGAACCACAGCTATTGCCAGACCCAAATCCGCGAGTAAATGGCTAATCCAGTTTGGATAAATCGAAGGAAACATTTCTTTCATCCATCCCCATATCAGCCCAGCGCCCAAAACCAACGAGGTAATTAACAAGCCGTTTCGAAAACCAAATAAGATCGTAGAGATAATCAGGTGATACAAAGAATAAAAGAAGCCAGAAAGGAAAATGGACATCAAGCGGGACAAGGATGCACGAAACCGCTGCAATACGAAGCCTCGCCAAAACAATTCTTCCAGCAGCGAGTTAATGAAAATAAGATAGCCAGCAAAAACCAAAATCCAGCGGCGCTCAATCCCCCATGCTTCCATACCTGCTCGAACGACTTCCGGTCTTCCCGGTTCCTGCAAGAGCAACCAAAGTCCAGCCAGCACTCCTGTCAACATCAGAACGCCAAGTGCCAGTCCGTATAAAGTACCCTGCCATTCAAAACTTCCCCACGCGAAACGCCAGTGCTTTCGCAAATCTCCCTCCCACCATGCGTGAATGACGGGAATACAGATGCAAACGAGCACATGAAAAGAAAAGAACGTGATAATGACGCTATGCTTTTCCACCAGTCCGTAAAAGATCGTGAGTGTCGCAGCAAATCCGTACACGATCAACAGTAGTAACGTTCGTTTTCGCGCCATTTACGAATAGCTCCTTTTGTGCGTAATGGCCGCAGTATTGCGTTAGTTTGTCCGTTATAAATACGAAGAATACCCACAGAGACAATAAATATACAAGCGTTTGCATGAATGCTATACTAGATAAATCGCTTTTTATCAAAAAATGGTTCGATTCAAATTTTTACCTATCTAACGAATGTTTGGAGTGGCTCTCATGTTATGGCGTAATCGTACCTTTCTGCTTTTAATGAGCGGAGAGATCGTCGCGGGAGCGGGCATGTGGATTTCGATTATTGCCAATCTTGCGTTCATGCAGAAACTTGTTCCTTCTGATACGGTGAAGGGCTTGATTCTGATGTGTGGATTGGTGGTCAGCATTCTCCTCGCCCCTAAAGCGGGTGTGGTGATTGACATGTACGACAAAGGCAAGATCATGCTGTTTGCCAGTGTGGTCCGAACACTCAGCCCAGTCTTCATGTTCCCTGCTCTTGCAAACGATTCTCTTCTGTGGATGATCGTATCTTTGATCGTGATGCAATGCTCTGCTGCTTTTTATTTTCCGACCGTGCAGGCTTCCTTGCCAGCCATCCTTTCCCAGGACGAGTTACTCAAGGCAAACAGCGCATATTTGAATATTTCTACCCTCTCGCGCATTGGGGGAACAGCAATCGGCGGTATACTCGTTGCATCCATGGACCTGTCCATGCTGTATGTCTGCTCTATCATCGCGTATGCAGTACTCGCTGTGGTCACGCTCTTTCTCCGCATTCCACCCGTCACTTCTCGGAAAATTCAGGAAAAAGTGGAGTTCCGCGAAGTACTGACGATCTCGCGGCAAGACCCGGCTTTGTTTGTCGGGTTGATTAATAATGGGTTGATCACCTTGTTCCTTGGCGGTGTGAACCTGATGATCTTGAACTTTAGCGAGCTGCAGCAGGAACCTCAGCTCATGGGATGGATCTATGCAGCAGAAGGAATCAGCATTTTGATTGGAGGGCTCTTGGCCAAACGTTGGATAGGCCGCAGAAACCTCGTGGCAGCGTCCACCATCATGCTCTTCTTCTTCGCGCTGTCCCAGTTTGGCATGTCATTCGCGGATAACAAATTCATGGTGCTTGCTTCCTTCTCCGTGTTCGGCTTTGTCGTTGCTTTCTTCTTTCCGGTCATCGCAACGATTTTCCAGAAGCGCCTACCTCCACACCAGCAAGGGCGATTCTTTTCTTTCAAAAGCATGCTGGATCGTGGGTTCTTCTTGTTGGCTCTCGCAATTACAGGAGTTGGGCTGGACCTTCTCGGCATTAGCGGCTACCTCCTCTTCATCGGCTCGCTGACATTGCTCTTTGGCTTGTTGACTTTCATCTACAGTAAAAAGCATAAGCTGGATGTCCGCTCCCACGATGAAGCAGCTGCCTAGTATCGGCATATAACGTACCATGACAAACGCTTTCCTATCGACCATGCTTTGGTGTACACTATTGAAGTATGTTGAACACTTATGGAGGCGTTTTTCCATGCAGATACTTTCCTCTCCCGTTTTGGGAATCTTGCTGCCTCTCGTGATGGCTATTGCAGTGATCTTTTTGAGAATGCGTCGGCAAAAAAAGCCGGCTTCTGCAAAAAGCATTATTTTGCCACCATTCTTTATGGCGACAGGGTTTGCGATGTTTTTGTTCCCGGAGGCGCAATTACCGCCCAAGTTTGATATTGCAGCCTTTGTGGTTGGGGTTATCTTTTCGATTCCGTTGATTATGACATCACGTTTTGAAATCATTGGGCAAGATGTGTATCTGAAACGGTCCCGTGCGTTTTTCTTCATTTTGTCCGGTCTGTTGGTCATCCGGCTGATTATTAAACTGTTGATCAATGATAGCTTTACACCGATTCAAACAGGTGGACTGTTCTTCTTGCTCGCATTCGGTATGCTCGTGCCTTGGCGTATCGCGATGCTGGTGATGTACCGGAACTTAACCAAAAAGACGTTTGGTACCTAATAGAAAACCACCTCCAATGCGAGGTGGTTTCTTTCTTAAAATTCTACATAAAACGGATGCTCTTCTTCTCGCAAACACAACTCAATCCGTTGCCGGAAGTTTTTCCAGGTGACCATCTCCAGCGCTTCCTCTACCGGAAAAAAGCCTGCCTGCAAGCATTCCGGGGTCGTGATCAATTTTCCGCCGATCGGTTTGGCTAAAAATAACGCATTGCAGAGGCTTTTCCTCACATTTTGAAAAATACCGCAAAATTTCGTCACTTCAATCTCTAAACCGCACTCTTCCTTCGTCTCTCGAATGGCTGCCTCCTTGAGAGATTCGCCCTCTTCTACTTTTCCACCGGGCATTTCCCATCCTCTGCGCGGACCCTTGATCAATAAAATCTCCTGACGCTCATTGATAATAATCGCTGCTGTGGAAATCGTATGCCGAGGTGATCCCATATGTACGCCTCCCTTTTTTAAACGACTACTCCAGCGCTGCCAGAAAGTAAGATCCTCCACCAATCTTATACTCGCTATTCTTGCATGCTCCTGCGAGCTTCGCAAAAAACGGTCTTTGCCCGCGATTTTTCCATGCCGTCTGCGCCAATCCCTCCTCAGTCGGTTGGCAAAGCACTACATTTCCCCCCGGAAGTTCAAATGCTTGGCAGATAGCCCCCAGTTTTTTATCGTGGAATACTTCGCTCTTCTCCCACCCAAACCAGCTTTGCCAACGGGCTGTCGCTTCTTCCAGATCCTTTACTGCATAGCCTACTGACTGGAGATGAGCTGCACCGTTCGGATGTGCGGCAATCATACCGCGATTCGTCAAATCTTCTCTTCTCTCTTCATCCGTTTGCGACCATTCAATGAGAAATGGCGGGAGAAGAGCACTATCTGTATCTTCGAGAAACAACATCCGCCACCGAAGCGTCGTACCATCATCACGCGTACTGATTTCCCGCAACAGGTCCAGTAACCTGCAAGCCTTGGCTTCGCAGGCGCTCTGCCCACGCATCCATCTCGTTGGTCCGAAGCGCAATCTGACCGAATCCTTCCCCCTTTGCTTCATCCTCGATACATTGACGTACGAGCGGATTCTCTGATTGTCGAGCAAGCTCCTGGTGTTCAACCGCCAAAAATTCAACATAAGAAAGCCCGAAATAACTAAGGCTATTCCATGTCCCCCAAGACGCATGACGCCCTCCAGCTACCGCATGAAAACCCGCTTGGCAAAATTGTTCCGCTGCTTCCTGTGGAGTCCGATGTACAAAATGAACCAAATGATCAAAAGTTAATCGCACCTTTTTTCGCCCCTTTTTCGTATTACTTATAGGATATCAAACTTCATTTATGTAAGGATAGAAAGACAAGGGGGAAAAATGAACGAGAACAGATCAAGCCGGATACATGCTCGGCGCAAGCGCTCACGCAGAAAATGGGTACGTATGGGAAAGAACACGCTCCTATTTAGCTTGTTGGCCATCTTCGTCGTCGGAACCTACTACCTATTCCAAATTGCCATGGATGGAGAACATGCCAACCCGAACACACAGCCTACTCCTGACAATACCGCGAACCAAAAGACTTCTGTGCAGCTCACCTTTGTCGGTGACATCATGATGTCAGGAAATGTTGAGAAAACCTTACTCGCAAACAGCTATGACTACCCATATAAACATGTAAGCTCGCTCTTTTTGCAAGATGATATCACCATTGCCAATTTGGAGACGCCTATCACCGTCACAGGTGTTGCCGCTCAAAACAAGGAGTATGTCTACAAATCATCGCCACTTGCTGTTCCTGCCATGAAAAACGCGGGGATTGATGTGGTGAATCTCGCCAATAACCACTCCATGGACCAAGGAGTTCCAGGATTGTTGGATACTTTTGACGCTTTGGACGAAAACCGGATTGAATACGTCGGCGCCGGTAAAGATGCCAGCCGTGCCTATTCACCTGTATTCATAGAAAAGAACGGCATCAAGATCGCGATTCTCGGCTTCAGCAGGGTCATTCCCGAAACGAGCTGGTTTGCAGGAGATTCCCAGCCAGGTATGGCCGCTTCCTATGATCCTACACTGGCAGTGAAAGCGATCCAGGATGCGAACAGCCAAGCTGATCTCGTCGTGGTGATTGCACACTGGGGCAAGGAACGCTCCGACTATCCTGTCGATCATCAAAAAGAGCTGTCCCGTGCCTACATCGATGCTGGTGCAGATTTGATTGTCGGCGGTCATCCCCACGTACTTCAAGGCTTTGAACGATACAACGACAAATGGATTGCGTACAGTCTTGGCAATTTCATTTTTACACGGTCAAACGAACCCAAGACTTGGGAAACGATGGTCCTGCAAGCAAGCTGTACGAAAAGCGGCGATTGTGAACTGACGATGCTTCCGTTTCACGCAGAATTGGGACAAGCCGTACCCATGAATGAAAGCAATGGCGCTGCCCTGCTAAAACGCATCGAATCCATTTCTGAGAGTGTCGACATTCAAAGTGACGGGCGTGTGCAGCCACGTGCTAAAGCAGTGGAGACTGCCCCCTGACAAAAGAAGCCGTGTTTCCAGATACCTAGAAATACGGCTTTTCTTCATATGATTCCTCTTCCTTTACGCAGATTCAAGAACAGGGAAGCAGCGCACTTCTAAGCCAAAATCATTTTTCAACAAAGACTCATGCTCTTCACTGATTCCTGTCACGATCAAGCCTGCGCGCAAGACGCCACCCAAATCGAATTGGACTTTTAGCTTATGTACGTTCACTCCTGCCTGCTGAAGGAAATGCAAGACTCGGTCTGGCGTCGCAGTATGACATGAGCCCTCAAGATAACACAGGACGTGTTCTGCCGAGTCCGATGTAGCTCCAGCTTTGTCAGCCGTTTTTTCTTTCCAGGTAGGATGCGGCGTGAATGGCTGTGTCAATAAATAGGCCAAATCCTCCACGACTGCACTTGCTGTAGGAAGCTCTCCCGCCCCTCTTCCTGTAAACAGCAAGTCTCCCACGATGTTGCCGGATAGCTGGACAGCATTAAATGCGTCGTGGATTTGCGCCAACGGATGGCTCAGCGGAAGCATGGTTGGTTCAACAGATAGGCGAATTCCTTTCTCAGCTTGATAGGCCTGTGCGATCAGCTTGATCCGATACCCCAGCTCGCTTGCAATCCGAATGTGACCTGCTGACAAATCTGCAATTCCTTTACGA
This genomic stretch from Brevibacillus brevis harbors:
- a CDS encoding enoyl-CoA hydratase/isomerase family protein — its product is MEQDHQTQLIVTKAGGICTITLNRPHVLNAMTVEMFSLLQDAIAKASADEEVDMLILRGAGGNFCSGADLGVLTALTDKSDADQSLTIINDFITNLHQMPKPVIAVIEGVAVGAGLNLALHADFVIATEDALLQEPFVQIGLTTDFGGTYLLPKLVGTAWAKRLALLGEKITGKKAEEIGLIYRAVEASQVESEVEKLVAAVLRLPKQAYAITKEGVGRCHTNSLEYALAWEKQQQPSLIARPEFQTLVQAKLKRT
- a CDS encoding CaiB/BaiF CoA transferase family protein codes for the protein MLTGVTIVDFSRHLPGPICTMRLADLGAEVIEVEPYHDNAHSSLTRPTQSEARETGAFYLRSHRNHKSISLNLRTNEGKALAFALARQADVVVESYRPGVMRHLGLDYDRLWEMHPAVIYCSVTGYGQSGELYQIGGHDLNVQAVSGFLSLVRDLEGKPVVADTPLTDYALGLYASEQICAALVQRARTGRGAYLDVSSADLFSSWTGLHALFMTYSSSIGRETGRGNLLAYQVFETADGQYVALAALEEKFWLNFCRAVGRADWELCHLASVAEYPEVFDDMKALFLSRTQAEWSELGSEVDCCLTAVEDWENWADNPYVANREIAYTLPYLEKKSFNQEGSFSHRYRAERLSPPWHTDYTHELLKRKLNLTEEDLNRLHRQGVIPAASL
- a CDS encoding DUF4870 domain-containing protein, which produces MQFLNGKEERMWAMIVHLSAFLGFIVPFGNVLGPLIVWLIKREEGAFFYQHGKEALNFSISVTIYAAISSLLIIIFIGVLLLGALFIFWAIFVIIAAVKANEGKEFRYPLTLRFIK
- a CDS encoding YjzC family protein is translated as MGEHSRFREGEKSPKNAVYMEIGESGASVQDPMIIELSRGEKFPATRNKNRVWTQK
- a CDS encoding DUF309 domain-containing protein, whose amino-acid sequence is MYPQPYLDYLIQFHVERDYFECHEILEEYWKSAPPHERQPVWVGLIQISVALYHQRRGNQSGAIKMLTSAISLVKKHHLDIQKLGLDSASLVSLLEERLTEMQNGLPYRSLSLPMSDSLKKAYQEACAMQNHPEDRDSDMQDAYLLNKHTLRDRSDVLAERQHQLQMREARRNNESS
- a CDS encoding RNA 2'-phosphotransferase encodes the protein MLAIHEETRLRKRLLSILRQNSEAFQLYYDTYGYTPVEPLLKYLHTLKGCAYITRQDLHQVMEFDPERSIEWDGGALIRVTYGFLPSIAKSRLMEIVPPDVLYYGTHRKLLKQVLTGGLLPIASEYVQLADRPEHIGEPTDTLRLVTVNAKEAHEAGICFYRVGERYCLSDAVPATFLQLYTD
- a CDS encoding CPBP family intramembrane glutamic endopeptidase, which encodes MARKRTLLLLIVYGFAATLTIFYGLVEKHSVIITFFSFHVLVCICIPVIHAWWEGDLRKHWRFAWGSFEWQGTLYGLALGVLMLTGVLAGLWLLLQEPGRPEVVRAGMEAWGIERRWILVFAGYLIFINSLLEELFWRGFVLQRFRASLSRLMSIFLSGFFYSLYHLIISTILFGFRNGLLITSLVLGAGLIWGWMKEMFPSIYPNWISHLLADLGLAIAVVLWIY
- a CDS encoding MFS transporter, with amino-acid sequence MLWRNRTFLLLMSGEIVAGAGMWISIIANLAFMQKLVPSDTVKGLILMCGLVVSILLAPKAGVVIDMYDKGKIMLFASVVRTLSPVFMFPALANDSLLWMIVSLIVMQCSAAFYFPTVQASLPAILSQDELLKANSAYLNISTLSRIGGTAIGGILVASMDLSMLYVCSIIAYAVLAVVTLFLRIPPVTSRKIQEKVEFREVLTISRQDPALFVGLINNGLITLFLGGVNLMILNFSELQQEPQLMGWIYAAEGISILIGGLLAKRWIGRRNLVAASTIMLFFFALSQFGMSFADNKFMVLASFSVFGFVVAFFFPVIATIFQKRLPPHQQGRFFSFKSMLDRGFFLLALAITGVGLDLLGISGYLLFIGSLTLLFGLLTFIYSKKHKLDVRSHDEAAA
- a CDS encoding CcdC family protein, coding for MQILSSPVLGILLPLVMAIAVIFLRMRRQKKPASAKSIILPPFFMATGFAMFLFPEAQLPPKFDIAAFVVGVIFSIPLIMTSRFEIIGQDVYLKRSRAFFFILSGLLVIRLIIKLLINDSFTPIQTGGLFFLLAFGMLVPWRIAMLVMYRNLTKKTFGT
- a CDS encoding NUDIX hydrolase — protein: MGSPRHTISTAAIIINERQEILLIKGPRRGWEMPGGKVEEGESLKEAAIRETKEECGLEIEVTKFCGIFQNVRKSLCNALFLAKPIGGKLITTPECLQAGFFPVEEALEMVTWKNFRQRIELCLREEEHPFYVEF
- a CDS encoding VOC family protein translates to MREISTRDDGTTLRWRMLFLEDTDSALLPPFLIEWSQTDEERREDLTNRGMIAAHPNGAAHLQSVGYAVKDLEEATARWQSWFGWEKSEVFHDKKLGAICQAFELPGGNVVLCQPTEEGLAQTAWKNRGQRPFFAKLAGACKNSEYKIGGGSYFLAALE
- a CDS encoding VOC family protein, producing MRLTFDHLVHFVHRTPQEAAEQFCQAGFHAVAGGRHASWGTWNSLSYFGLSYVEFLAVEHQELARQSENPLVRQCIEDEAKGEGFGQIALRTNEMDAWAERLRSQGLQVTGPVAGNQYA
- a CDS encoding CapA family protein — its product is MNENRSSRIHARRKRSRRKWVRMGKNTLLFSLLAIFVVGTYYLFQIAMDGEHANPNTQPTPDNTANQKTSVQLTFVGDIMMSGNVEKTLLANSYDYPYKHVSSLFLQDDITIANLETPITVTGVAAQNKEYVYKSSPLAVPAMKNAGIDVVNLANNHSMDQGVPGLLDTFDALDENRIEYVGAGKDASRAYSPVFIEKNGIKIAILGFSRVIPETSWFAGDSQPGMAASYDPTLAVKAIQDANSQADLVVVIAHWGKERSDYPVDHQKELSRAYIDAGADLIVGGHPHVLQGFERYNDKWIAYSLGNFIFTRSNEPKTWETMVLQASCTKSGDCELTMLPFHAELGQAVPMNESNGAALLKRIESISESVDIQSDGRVQPRAKAVETAP